The following proteins come from a genomic window of Deinococcus sp. YIM 134068:
- a CDS encoding citrate/2-methylcitrate synthase: protein MTNIAKGLEGVLFTESRLTFINGTEGILTHLGIPIQEWAEKSTFEELSLALLNGRLPSADELAAFDAELKANRTVSQQLLDVIAAMPKGVHPMQALRTAVSYLGLLDPQAEETTEEARRAISIRMIAQFPTVIAAIRRAQEGQEVVAPRTDLTHAGNFLYMLTGREPSAEQARLFDIALVLHADHGMNASTFTAIATSSTLSDMYSCITSAIGALKGPLHGGANEAVMDMLDEIGSPEGAADYITGKLDRKEKIMGVGHRVYKYFDPRSRVLRDYAEHVANKEGKSRYYQTLETIEKIVVDRMGSKGIYPNVDFYSGTVYSDLGIGKEDFTPIFALARISGWCASVIEYTRDNRLLRPDAVYTGETDRHYVGMEERGSELQAAEG, encoded by the coding sequence ATGACGAATATCGCCAAGGGGCTGGAAGGCGTGCTGTTCACCGAGAGCAGGCTCACGTTCATCAACGGGACGGAGGGCATCCTCACGCACCTCGGCATTCCCATTCAGGAGTGGGCGGAGAAGAGCACCTTCGAGGAACTGTCCCTCGCGCTCCTCAACGGACGCCTGCCCAGCGCCGACGAACTCGCGGCCTTCGACGCCGAACTCAAGGCGAACCGCACCGTCTCCCAGCAGCTTCTGGACGTGATCGCGGCCATGCCGAAGGGCGTCCACCCCATGCAGGCGCTCCGCACCGCCGTCTCGTACCTCGGGCTGCTCGACCCGCAGGCGGAGGAGACGACCGAGGAGGCCCGGCGTGCCATCTCCATTCGCATGATCGCCCAGTTCCCCACGGTCATCGCGGCGATCCGGCGGGCGCAGGAGGGGCAGGAGGTGGTCGCGCCCAGGACGGACCTCACCCACGCGGGCAACTTCCTGTACATGCTGACGGGCAGGGAACCCAGCGCCGAGCAGGCCCGGCTGTTCGACATCGCGCTCGTGCTGCACGCCGACCACGGCATGAACGCCTCGACCTTCACGGCGATTGCCACGAGCAGCACCCTCAGCGACATGTACTCCTGCATCACGTCGGCCATCGGGGCGCTGAAGGGTCCCCTCCACGGCGGCGCGAACGAGGCTGTCATGGACATGCTCGACGAGATCGGCTCGCCCGAGGGGGCCGCCGACTACATCACGGGCAAGCTCGACCGCAAGGAAAAGATCATGGGCGTGGGCCACCGCGTCTACAAGTACTTCGACCCCCGCTCGCGCGTGCTGCGCGACTATGCCGAGCACGTCGCCAACAAGGAGGGCAAGAGCCGCTACTACCAGACGCTCGAAACCATCGAGAAGATCGTGGTGGACCGCATGGGCAGCAAGGGCATCTATCCCAACGTGGACTTTTACAGCGGGACCGTGTACTCCGACCTCGGCATCGGCAAGGAGGACTTCACCCCGATCTTCGCGCTCGCCCGCATCAGCGGCTGGTGCGCCTCCGTCATCGAGTACACCCGCGACAACCGCCTCCTGCGCCCCGACGCCGTGTACACGGGCGAAACGGACCGGCATTACGTGGGCATGGAGGAACGCGGGTCGGAGTTGCAGGCGGCGGAAGGGTAA
- the tsaB gene encoding tRNA (adenosine(37)-N6)-threonylcarbamoyltransferase complex dimerization subunit type 1 TsaB — MPDPAAPPVTLALDTATPFLTLAVTWPGGERTFSEEVGRAHAERLADAVASLFAEAGVPFRAGRIVVGTGPGSYTGVRVGASYALGLGRAWGVPVLGVSTLEGLVGGAAEGRVAVSLDARRGQVYGAVYEVRGGVVAEVVHAPAKRPLEEFGALAGGLPHHRDVSPDGLALLRAGVKHGREAWELAYL; from the coding sequence ATGCCGGACCCCGCCGCCCCGCCCGTCACCCTCGCGCTGGACACTGCCACGCCCTTCCTGACGCTGGCCGTGACGTGGCCGGGGGGGGAGCGGACCTTCTCCGAGGAGGTGGGCCGCGCGCACGCCGAACGGCTCGCGGACGCGGTGGCCTCGCTGTTCGCGGAGGCAGGGGTGCCGTTCCGGGCGGGCCGAATCGTCGTCGGGACCGGGCCGGGGTCGTACACGGGGGTGCGGGTCGGCGCGAGCTACGCGCTGGGGCTGGGGCGGGCGTGGGGCGTGCCCGTCCTCGGCGTGTCCACGCTGGAGGGGCTGGTCGGGGGCGCGGCGGAGGGACGGGTCGCCGTCTCGCTCGACGCCCGGCGCGGTCAGGTGTACGGCGCGGTCTACGAGGTGCGCGGCGGCGTGGTCGCGGAGGTCGTTCACGCCCCGGCCAAACGCCCGTTGGAGGAGTTCGGGGCGTTGGCGGGCGGTCTCCCCCACCACCGGGACGTGTCGCCGGACGGCCTCGCCCTGCTGCGGGCGGGGGTAAAGCATGGGCGGGAGGCGTGGGAGTTGGCGTACCTGTAG
- a CDS encoding ABC transporter substrate-binding protein translates to MRSRLALSALLALTGAASAAPTTLTVFMGSQQRPEIFQPIFDRFERQNPNITVRIETGGATSEAQNQYLTTVLAARDASLDVFLIDVVRTATFAAAGWAEPLDGYLPSRDAYLRAFLKGPLGAATVGGKLYAMPAFTDAQFLYYRKDLLAKYGAKVPRTWDELAATAARIQKAEGGNLQGLNFQGAPIEGTVCNFLETLWGAGGNVGAVDSPAGRQGLGFLVNAVKSKIAPAASAEMKTDDSRQQFQAGSVLFGLNWSYAWAHFQGNSPQPTRVKGDVGVARLPAFGSNTSATCTGGWQWAVSAYSKNKAAAARLLQYMASAEVQREMAVKGAYLPVRASLYNDRAVLAANPHFKDLYRIVTGARPRPITPAYPRVSEIIRNNVSAAVAGSKTVDVALRDMQRDLDGVLK, encoded by the coding sequence ATGCGTAGCCGTCTTGCCCTGTCCGCCCTGCTCGCCCTGACCGGGGCCGCGAGCGCCGCGCCCACCACGCTGACCGTGTTCATGGGGAGTCAGCAGCGACCCGAAATCTTCCAGCCCATCTTCGACCGTTTCGAGCGGCAGAACCCGAATATCACCGTGAGGATCGAGACGGGTGGTGCGACGAGCGAGGCGCAGAATCAGTACCTGACGACCGTTCTGGCTGCGCGGGACGCGAGCCTCGACGTGTTCCTGATCGACGTGGTGAGGACCGCGACCTTCGCCGCCGCCGGGTGGGCCGAGCCGCTCGACGGCTACCTGCCGAGCAGGGACGCCTACCTGCGCGCCTTCCTGAAGGGGCCGTTAGGCGCGGCAACGGTGGGGGGCAAGCTGTACGCGATGCCCGCCTTCACGGACGCGCAATTCCTGTACTACCGCAAGGACCTCCTCGCCAAGTACGGGGCGAAGGTGCCGCGCACGTGGGACGAACTCGCCGCGACCGCCGCGCGCATCCAGAAGGCGGAGGGCGGGAACCTGCAAGGCCTGAACTTCCAGGGCGCGCCCATCGAGGGCACCGTGTGCAACTTCCTGGAGACGTTGTGGGGCGCAGGCGGCAATGTGGGGGCGGTGGACAGCCCGGCGGGGCGGCAGGGGCTGGGCTTCCTCGTGAACGCGGTGAAGAGCAAGATCGCGCCCGCCGCGAGCGCCGAGATGAAGACGGACGACTCGCGCCAGCAGTTCCAGGCCGGGAGCGTGCTGTTCGGCCTGAACTGGAGCTACGCGTGGGCGCACTTCCAGGGCAACAGCCCGCAGCCGACGCGGGTGAAGGGGGACGTGGGCGTGGCCCGCCTGCCCGCCTTCGGGAGCAACACCAGCGCCACCTGCACGGGCGGCTGGCAGTGGGCGGTCAGCGCGTACAGCAAGAACAAGGCCGCCGCCGCGAGATTGCTGCAATACATGGCGAGTGCCGAGGTGCAACGCGAGATGGCGGTGAAGGGCGCGTACCTCCCCGTGCGGGCCAGCCTGTACAACGACCGCGCCGTGCTCGCCGCCAACCCGCACTTCAAGGACCTGTACCGCATCGTGACGGGCGCACGGCCCCGACCCATCACGCCCGCCTACCCGCGCGTCTCGGAGATCATCCGCAACAACGTGTCGGCGGCGGTGGCGGGGAGCAAGACGGTGGATGTGGCGCTGCGGGACATGCAGCGCGACCTCGACGGCGTGTTGAAGTGA
- a CDS encoding carbohydrate ABC transporter permease codes for MRRRRGGDGLLAALLLAPAALLLCGVLLFPMLTTFRDSLFVNKLTEPWAGTPFVGLGQYAQMVQDPRFLAALRNTLFFGVLTVGGSFLVGVPMALLAHTPSRVRGLARVALLLPWAMPPVITGLIFAWLFNGQYGVVNDVLVRGGVVNEPLRWLSTPGLAVLAMVVTIVWKTSSFVALIVLGGLQGIPRELTEAADVDGATRVQTFWRVILPLLAPSLAVAFIFRAISAVQVFDIPYTFIQQAPAQGFLETLGVYIYRTSIEFLDFGYAAALSVALFGVSLAVTLVYVRFVRGGES; via the coding sequence GTGAGGCGTCGGCGTGGGGGTGATGGCCTCCTCGCCGCCCTCCTCCTCGCCCCCGCCGCGTTGCTGCTATGTGGGGTGCTGCTCTTCCCCATGCTGACGACCTTCCGCGACAGCCTGTTCGTGAACAAGCTGACCGAGCCGTGGGCGGGCACGCCCTTCGTGGGGCTGGGGCAATACGCGCAGATGGTGCAGGACCCCCGCTTCCTTGCGGCGCTGCGAAACACCCTCTTCTTCGGGGTGCTGACGGTCGGCGGCTCCTTCCTCGTCGGCGTGCCGATGGCGCTGCTGGCCCACACACCGAGCCGGGTGCGGGGGCTGGCGCGGGTGGCTCTGCTGCTGCCGTGGGCGATGCCGCCCGTCATCACCGGCTTGATCTTCGCGTGGCTGTTCAACGGGCAGTACGGGGTGGTGAACGACGTGCTCGTGCGCGGCGGCGTGGTGAACGAACCCCTGCGCTGGCTGTCCACGCCGGGCCTTGCCGTTCTGGCGATGGTCGTCACGATTGTCTGGAAGACGAGTTCGTTCGTCGCGCTGATCGTGCTGGGCGGCCTTCAGGGCATTCCGCGCGAGCTGACCGAGGCGGCGGACGTGGACGGGGCGACGCGCGTGCAGACCTTCTGGCGGGTGATCCTGCCCCTCCTCGCGCCGAGTCTGGCCGTCGCGTTCATCTTCCGGGCGATCAGCGCCGTGCAGGTGTTCGACATCCCGTACACCTTCATTCAGCAGGCCCCGGCGCAGGGGTTTCTGGAAACGCTCGGCGTGTACATCTACCGCACGAGCATCGAGTTTCTGGACTTCGGGTACGCGGCGGCCCTGAGCGTGGCGCTCTTCGGGGTGAGCCTCGCCGTCACGCTCGTCTATGTGCGCTTCGTGCGCGGCGGGGAGAGCTGA